The Microbacterium maritypicum genome contains a region encoding:
- a CDS encoding ABC transporter permease, whose protein sequence is MTSSTPTLAMRVLRAPRRKRPRFLYLASGVVLGAVVLAAVFAPLIAPYDPDAVDFTAFLAPPSAAHWLGTDSLGRDLLSRLIYGGRTALIGPLLVVVFSTVIGILLGLWAGWRGGWIDAALSRVFDVLFAFPSLLIAIMAVALFGKGLVAPIIAMSIAYAPFVARLTRSLVAAERTRPYVSAYRVQGFGGSWIALRRVLPNVTPIVGAQSTLNFGYVLAELAGLSFLGLGVQAPTADWGAMINEAQSGVAAGQFLPAIAPAVAVVIVVVCVNIIGEELSDRIGGGIPA, encoded by the coding sequence ATGACCTCCTCGACCCCCACTCTCGCGATGCGGGTGCTGCGTGCGCCCCGCCGGAAGCGTCCGCGATTCCTGTACCTCGCCAGCGGCGTCGTGCTCGGGGCTGTCGTGCTGGCCGCGGTCTTCGCGCCCTTAATCGCACCCTACGACCCTGATGCGGTGGACTTCACCGCCTTCCTTGCTCCGCCCTCGGCCGCGCACTGGCTCGGCACCGACTCGCTCGGGCGCGACCTGCTCAGCCGGTTGATCTACGGCGGGCGCACGGCGCTCATCGGCCCGCTCCTCGTGGTCGTCTTCTCCACGGTCATCGGCATCCTCTTGGGGCTCTGGGCCGGATGGCGGGGTGGGTGGATCGACGCCGCACTCAGCCGGGTCTTCGACGTGCTGTTCGCATTCCCCTCGCTGCTGATCGCGATCATGGCGGTCGCCCTGTTCGGCAAGGGGCTGGTCGCACCGATTATCGCGATGAGCATCGCCTACGCCCCCTTCGTCGCTCGGCTCACCCGCTCGCTGGTCGCCGCGGAGCGCACCCGTCCGTATGTCTCGGCCTATCGGGTGCAGGGCTTCGGAGGATCGTGGATCGCCCTGCGCCGCGTGCTGCCGAATGTCACGCCGATCGTCGGAGCCCAGTCCACTCTGAACTTCGGCTACGTGCTCGCCGAGCTCGCGGGGCTGTCGTTCCTCGGCCTCGGCGTGCAGGCGCCGACCGCCGACTGGGGCGCGATGATCAACGAGGCGCAGTCGGGGGTGGCGGCAGGGCAGTTCCTGCCGGCGATCGCACCCGCCGTCGCCGTCGTGATCGTCGTCGTGTGCGTGAACATCATCGGTGAGGAACTCTCCGATCGGATCGGCGGAGGGATCCCCGCATGA
- a CDS encoding ABC transporter ATP-binding protein yields the protein MSTLLDIQDLTLDLPNGTRLLHGISLQVAPGETVGLVGESGSGKSLTARSVLGLLPDRAITGGTVEVNGRSPLAGAAGRQEIRRHEAAMVFQDPRAGINPMRTIGDHVSEALRLCEGWAKDAAHARAVELLTAVRLPAPADHLSQHPYELSGGMLQRVMIAGALSASPSLLVCDEPTTALDVTTQAEIVQVLRDLCAQSGMGMLFITHDLNLAGSLCDRLVVMKGGAIVEEGTAREVLTAPAAEYTRRLVAATPRISGSITPPTAASGSEPQLVVAGVGKTYRRRGKDPVAAVADADLVIARGGSLAVVGESGSGKSTLARMIVGLEEPDAGEIRIGGRSMSGIPRSRAERLERAKSVQMVFQDPYLSLDPRIPAGRAIEDVLKLHTGRTGADAAARALELITAVGLGEEHLAARPRTLSGGQRQRVAIARALAVEPELLVMDEATSALDVSVQAQVLDLVAGIRREQGLTLLFISHDLAVVRKVCAETIVMRRGEIVEAGPTEQLLGDPQHEYTRLLIDSVPVPIT from the coding sequence ATGAGCACTCTTCTCGACATCCAGGACCTCACGCTCGACCTCCCGAACGGCACCCGTCTCCTGCACGGCATCTCGCTGCAGGTCGCGCCGGGCGAGACCGTCGGGCTGGTCGGCGAGTCCGGCTCCGGCAAATCGCTCACGGCGCGTTCGGTGCTCGGGCTGCTGCCCGACCGGGCGATCACGGGCGGCACCGTTGAGGTGAACGGGCGGTCCCCGCTCGCGGGTGCGGCCGGTCGGCAGGAGATCCGTCGACACGAGGCGGCGATGGTGTTCCAGGATCCGCGGGCCGGCATCAACCCCATGCGCACGATCGGCGACCACGTCTCGGAGGCGCTGCGACTGTGCGAGGGGTGGGCGAAGGATGCCGCGCACGCACGGGCCGTCGAGCTGCTCACGGCCGTGCGTCTGCCGGCGCCCGCCGACCATCTGTCGCAGCATCCGTACGAGCTGTCAGGCGGCATGCTGCAGCGCGTCATGATCGCCGGAGCGTTGAGCGCGTCGCCGAGCCTGCTGGTGTGCGACGAGCCGACCACCGCGCTCGACGTCACGACCCAGGCCGAGATCGTGCAGGTGCTGCGGGACCTGTGCGCGCAGAGCGGGATGGGGATGCTGTTCATCACGCACGACCTGAACCTCGCTGGCTCCCTGTGTGATCGCCTCGTGGTGATGAAAGGCGGCGCGATCGTCGAGGAGGGCACGGCGCGGGAGGTGCTCACGGCGCCTGCCGCCGAATACACGCGTCGTCTAGTCGCCGCGACTCCGCGCATCTCGGGGTCGATCACGCCGCCGACCGCGGCATCCGGTTCCGAACCGCAGCTCGTGGTGGCCGGAGTCGGCAAGACGTATCGGCGCCGAGGGAAGGATCCGGTCGCGGCCGTCGCCGATGCCGATCTCGTGATCGCCCGTGGCGGATCGCTGGCCGTGGTGGGCGAGTCGGGGTCGGGCAAGTCGACGCTCGCGCGGATGATCGTCGGGCTCGAGGAGCCTGACGCCGGGGAGATCCGCATCGGCGGACGCTCGATGTCGGGCATCCCGCGGTCGCGTGCGGAGCGTCTCGAGCGCGCGAAGAGCGTGCAGATGGTGTTCCAGGATCCGTATCTGTCGCTGGACCCGCGGATCCCTGCGGGGAGAGCGATCGAAGACGTGCTGAAGCTGCACACCGGGCGGACCGGGGCCGATGCCGCTGCCAGGGCGCTCGAGCTGATCACAGCAGTCGGGTTGGGAGAGGAGCATCTCGCCGCCCGACCCCGCACGCTGTCGGGCGGTCAGCGTCAGCGCGTCGCGATCGCCCGCGCACTCGCCGTGGAGCCGGAGCTGCTCGTGATGGACGAGGCGACCAGTGCGCTCGACGTCTCGGTGCAGGCGCAGGTGCTCGACCTCGTCGCCGGGATCCGTCGGGAGCAGGGTCTCACCCTGCTGTTCATCAGCCACGACCTCGCGGTCGTGCGCAAGGTGTGCGCCGAGACGATCGTGATGCGTCGAGGCGAGATCGTCGAGGCCGGTCCGACCGAGCAGCTGCTGGGCGACCCGCAGCACGAGTACACGCGACTGCTGATCGACTCGGTGCCGGTTCCGATCACCTGA
- a CDS encoding cupin domain-containing protein → MNGLAAGAGVDAGALALDHEPLPAEEVLAGSPTTAVHELATLGGIEVGIWEMTPGTATDTEADEVFVVLSGRATIAFASSGLPDLQVGPGSVVRLAEGMRTTWTVTETLRKIYVA, encoded by the coding sequence GTGAACGGTCTCGCCGCAGGGGCGGGAGTGGATGCCGGCGCCCTGGCACTCGATCACGAGCCGCTCCCTGCCGAAGAGGTGCTCGCCGGTTCGCCGACGACCGCCGTGCACGAGCTGGCGACGCTCGGCGGGATCGAGGTCGGCATCTGGGAGATGACCCCGGGCACCGCGACCGACACCGAGGCCGACGAGGTGTTCGTCGTGCTGTCCGGCCGCGCCACGATCGCGTTCGCCTCATCCGGCCTCCCCGACCTCCAGGTCGGCCCCGGCTCGGTGGTGCGCCTCGCCGAGGGCATGCGCACGACTTGGACCGTCACCGAGACGCTCCGCAAGATCTACGTGGCCTGA
- a CDS encoding NAD(P)/FAD-dependent oxidoreductase, which yields MGTTVFERQPPSPSVIDASLRDTDLRVFWLDDVDRPTHPRLNGTVRADLAIVGGGYAGLWTAVRAKERDPERRVVLLEASRIAWAASGRNGGFCESSLTHGHENGVNRWPEEIDRLEELGHANLDGIGETIQRYGMDAEFERTGQLAVAVEPHQVEWFRDEPGFLDREAVQAEVHSDTFLAGDWDRDGCAMVHPAKLGVELARVAADLGVEIYEHSLVRGIEGDGSGPITLVTPNGRVVADAVALGTNVFPSLLKRNRLMTVPVYDYVLMTEPLTTEQLASIGWSNRQGLADSANQFHYYRLTGDNRILFGGYDAVYHFGGKVRPEYEDRIESHRRLASHFFTTFPQLEGLRFTHRWAGAIDSSSRFCAFFGTARKGRVAYATGFTGLGVGAARFAADVMLDKLAGEETERTQLRMVREKPIPFPPEPAASIGVNLVRAAMNQADHNEGKRNLFLKTLDAVGMGFDS from the coding sequence ATGGGCACCACCGTCTTCGAACGCCAGCCGCCGTCGCCGTCCGTCATCGACGCCTCGCTCCGCGACACCGACCTGCGGGTGTTCTGGCTCGACGACGTGGATCGGCCGACGCACCCCCGCCTCAACGGCACGGTCCGCGCCGACCTCGCGATCGTCGGCGGCGGGTACGCCGGCCTGTGGACGGCGGTGCGCGCGAAGGAGCGCGACCCCGAGCGCCGTGTCGTGCTGCTCGAGGCCTCGCGCATCGCCTGGGCCGCGTCCGGACGCAACGGCGGCTTCTGCGAGTCGAGCCTCACCCACGGCCACGAGAACGGGGTGAACCGCTGGCCGGAGGAGATCGACCGACTCGAAGAGCTGGGCCACGCGAACCTCGATGGCATCGGCGAGACGATCCAGCGGTACGGCATGGATGCGGAGTTCGAGCGCACGGGCCAGCTGGCCGTCGCCGTCGAGCCGCACCAGGTCGAGTGGTTCCGCGATGAGCCGGGCTTCCTCGACCGAGAAGCCGTGCAGGCCGAGGTGCACTCCGACACCTTCCTGGCCGGGGACTGGGACCGCGACGGCTGCGCGATGGTGCACCCCGCCAAGCTCGGCGTGGAGCTGGCCCGCGTCGCCGCCGACCTGGGGGTGGAGATCTACGAGCACAGCCTGGTGCGCGGGATCGAGGGCGACGGATCGGGACCGATCACCCTGGTGACCCCGAACGGCAGGGTGGTCGCCGATGCCGTGGCCCTCGGCACGAACGTCTTCCCCTCGCTCCTCAAGCGCAACCGCCTGATGACCGTGCCCGTGTACGACTACGTGCTGATGACCGAGCCGCTCACCACCGAACAGCTGGCATCGATCGGCTGGTCGAACCGCCAGGGCCTCGCCGACAGCGCGAACCAGTTCCACTACTACCGGCTCACGGGCGACAACCGCATCCTGTTCGGCGGCTACGACGCGGTCTATCATTTCGGCGGCAAGGTGCGGCCGGAGTACGAGGACCGCATCGAGAGCCACCGCCGGCTCGCCTCGCACTTCTTCACCACCTTCCCGCAGCTGGAGGGTCTGCGCTTCACCCACCGCTGGGCCGGGGCGATCGACTCGTCGAGCCGCTTCTGCGCCTTCTTCGGCACCGCCCGCAAGGGCCGCGTCGCCTACGCGACCGGATTCACCGGGCTCGGCGTCGGCGCCGCGCGCTTCGCGGCCGACGTCATGCTCGACAAGCTCGCCGGCGAGGAGACCGAGCGCACCCAGTTGCGGATGGTGCGCGAGAAGCCCATCCCCTTCCCTCCCGAACCCGCCGCCTCGATCGGAGTCAACCTCGTGCGCGCAGCCATGAACCAGGCCGACCACAACGAGGGCAAGCGCAACCTGTTCCTCAAGACGCTCGACGCCGTCGGAATGGGCTTCGACTCGTGA
- a CDS encoding Lrp/AsnC family transcriptional regulator gives MSTKPSQPALDDISKRIVELLQEDGRRPYAEIAREVGLSEAAARQRVQRMTEAGIIQIVAVTDPMQLGFHRMSMIGIRVSGDPREIAEELTTIPELAYVVVTLGTFDILVEAVCENDEHLIDLIATRIRTIPGITHTESMLYAGLYKDLYNWGTR, from the coding sequence ATGAGCACGAAGCCGTCCCAGCCTGCCCTTGATGACATCTCGAAGCGCATCGTCGAACTGCTGCAGGAAGACGGCCGCCGCCCCTACGCCGAGATCGCGCGCGAGGTCGGGCTGAGCGAAGCAGCGGCTCGCCAGCGCGTGCAGCGGATGACCGAGGCCGGCATCATCCAGATCGTCGCCGTCACCGACCCCATGCAGCTCGGCTTCCACCGCATGTCGATGATCGGCATCCGCGTCTCGGGCGACCCGCGCGAGATCGCCGAGGAACTCACCACGATCCCCGAGCTGGCGTATGTGGTCGTCACGCTCGGTACCTTCGACATCCTCGTCGAGGCCGTGTGCGAGAACGACGAGCACCTGATCGATCTCATCGCGACCCGCATCCGCACCATCCCGGGCATCACCCACACCGAGAGCATGCTCTACGCAGGCCTCTACAAAGACCTCTACAACTGGGGCACGCGCTGA
- a CDS encoding gamma-aminobutyraldehyde dehydrogenase yields the protein MSSHLLKNSARLQNFIGGRYVSASGADRMPLVDPVTEETYGELPVSDGSDVDAAYAAASAAFPIWRDTTPGERQLALFRIADEMEARAEEFADLESQDTGKPRASLVADEIMQSVDQLRFFAGAARSLEGRAAGEYLAGHTSFVRREPVGVIGQVTPWNYPLNMAVWKIAPALAAGNTVVLKPAESTPLTTLLLAEIVALHTPAGTLNVVLGDRDTGVALVEHPTPQMVAITGSVRAGMAVARSAADDVKRVHLELGGKAPAIVFADASIDKAVEGIITGAFFNGGQDCTAATRVLVHASRHDELIAALVARAKTHARTGGPREEGVLYGPLSSAAQLAQVQGFIDRLPAHATIETGGRRQGDRGYFWEPTIVSGVRQDDEVVQGEIFGPVLTVQAFSEDAEALEMANDVPYALAASVWTTDHARAMRFSRDLDFGCVWINTHIPFVSDMPHGGFKHSGYGKDLSQYGFDDYTRIKHVMSALD from the coding sequence ATGTCCAGTCACCTCCTGAAGAACTCCGCGCGGCTGCAGAACTTCATCGGCGGCCGCTACGTGTCCGCGAGCGGCGCCGACCGCATGCCGCTCGTCGATCCTGTCACCGAAGAGACCTACGGGGAGCTCCCGGTATCGGACGGCAGCGACGTGGATGCCGCCTACGCCGCCGCATCCGCCGCCTTCCCGATCTGGCGCGACACCACGCCCGGCGAACGGCAGCTGGCGCTGTTCCGCATCGCCGACGAGATGGAGGCGCGAGCGGAGGAGTTCGCCGACCTCGAGTCGCAGGACACCGGCAAGCCGCGTGCCAGCCTCGTCGCGGACGAGATCATGCAGTCCGTCGATCAGCTGCGCTTCTTCGCGGGTGCGGCGCGAAGCCTCGAGGGCAGGGCTGCGGGGGAGTACCTCGCCGGTCACACCTCCTTCGTGCGGCGCGAACCCGTCGGCGTGATCGGCCAGGTCACGCCGTGGAACTACCCGCTGAACATGGCGGTGTGGAAGATCGCTCCCGCGCTCGCCGCCGGCAACACGGTCGTGCTGAAGCCCGCGGAGTCGACGCCGCTCACCACCCTGCTGCTCGCCGAGATCGTCGCGCTGCACACGCCGGCCGGCACGCTCAACGTGGTGCTCGGAGACAGGGACACGGGTGTCGCGCTCGTGGAGCACCCCACGCCGCAGATGGTCGCGATCACCGGTTCGGTGCGTGCGGGCATGGCGGTCGCGCGTTCGGCGGCCGACGACGTCAAGCGCGTGCACCTCGAGCTCGGCGGCAAGGCTCCGGCGATCGTGTTCGCCGATGCGTCGATCGACAAGGCCGTCGAGGGCATCATCACCGGCGCGTTCTTCAACGGCGGACAGGACTGCACCGCTGCCACCCGGGTGCTGGTGCACGCCTCGCGGCACGATGAGCTGATCGCCGCGCTGGTCGCCAGGGCGAAGACCCACGCCCGCACCGGCGGCCCGCGCGAGGAGGGGGTGCTGTACGGCCCGCTGAGCAGTGCGGCACAGCTCGCGCAGGTGCAGGGCTTCATCGATCGCCTGCCCGCGCACGCGACGATCGAGACCGGCGGACGCCGCCAGGGCGACCGCGGCTACTTCTGGGAGCCCACGATCGTGTCGGGCGTGCGACAGGACGACGAGGTCGTGCAGGGAGAGATCTTCGGACCGGTGCTCACGGTGCAGGCGTTCTCCGAGGACGCCGAGGCCCTGGAGATGGCCAACGACGTGCCCTACGCGCTCGCCGCGTCGGTGTGGACGACCGATCATGCCAGGGCGATGCGCTTCTCGCGTGATCTCGATTTCGGCTGCGTGTGGATCAACACCCACATCCCGTTCGTGTCGGACATGCCGCACGGCGGATTCAAGCACTCCGGCTACGGCAAGGATCTGTCGCAGTACGGTTTCGACGACTACACCCGCATCAAGCACGTGATGAGCGCACTCGACTGA
- a CDS encoding GNAT family N-acetyltransferase produces the protein MSALVIRDARAEDAEDIAGVHVRSWQAAYRGLIDQSVLDGLSVDERAAGWRRILAEPLPTSLGTLVAVRDDRLIGWASLGSGRDPDGLADGEVYGIYADPSAWSTGAGHALLVAAEQRITEAGHDRAYLWVLDGNERADAFYARHGWLEDGAIKIEERPQFTLREHRRVKTLPV, from the coding sequence ATGAGTGCACTGGTGATCCGCGACGCACGCGCCGAAGACGCCGAAGACATCGCCGGCGTGCACGTGCGTTCGTGGCAGGCCGCCTATCGAGGACTCATCGACCAGTCCGTGCTCGACGGCCTCTCCGTCGATGAGAGAGCCGCGGGCTGGCGGCGCATACTCGCCGAGCCGCTGCCGACGAGCCTGGGCACGCTCGTCGCCGTGCGCGACGACCGCCTCATCGGCTGGGCGTCACTCGGCTCGGGCCGCGACCCCGACGGCCTCGCCGACGGAGAGGTGTACGGCATCTACGCCGACCCTTCCGCCTGGTCCACCGGCGCGGGTCATGCCCTGCTCGTAGCCGCCGAGCAGCGGATCACCGAGGCCGGTCACGACCGCGCCTACCTGTGGGTGCTCGACGGCAACGAGCGCGCCGACGCCTTCTACGCCCGTCACGGCTGGCTCGAAGACGGCGCGATCAAGATCGAGGAGCGTCCTCAGTTCACCCTGCGCGAGCACCGCCGCGTGAAGACACTCCCCGTGTGA
- a CDS encoding M23 family metallopeptidase — protein MRREKRRWARAKALGATLAIGVLISGAALPALNPVGGQAANASASVSTAAEGTAQSYTAKAGIRAQIDPRGNFSATTPEEIKETRSRAAAAAVAAGMPLSSAMDIPLAGRIVMPMADGTYSFTDGFGASRPGRSHLGQDFAAPIGTPINAAMKGCVSRSTESYQGYGVTIQIESIVDGQAVSTVYSHMTYGSRAVEVGDCVEEGQYIGDVGSTGYVFGSCLHFEVHINTVAVDPLPWLKKNVS, from the coding sequence GTGCGCCGGGAGAAGCGCCGGTGGGCGAGGGCGAAGGCACTTGGTGCCACACTGGCGATCGGCGTGCTGATCTCCGGCGCGGCTCTTCCCGCACTCAACCCCGTCGGCGGCCAGGCCGCCAACGCCAGCGCCAGCGTCTCCACCGCAGCCGAAGGAACCGCGCAGTCGTACACGGCGAAGGCGGGAATCCGGGCCCAGATCGATCCCCGGGGGAACTTCTCCGCGACGACGCCCGAGGAGATCAAGGAGACCCGCTCCCGCGCCGCTGCCGCTGCCGTCGCCGCCGGCATGCCTCTCTCCAGCGCGATGGACATCCCTCTCGCCGGACGCATCGTGATGCCGATGGCAGACGGGACCTACTCGTTCACCGATGGCTTCGGCGCCTCGCGGCCGGGCCGATCCCACCTCGGCCAGGACTTCGCCGCCCCCATCGGCACCCCCATCAACGCAGCGATGAAGGGCTGCGTCTCGCGGTCCACCGAGAGCTACCAGGGTTACGGCGTCACGATCCAGATCGAGAGCATCGTCGACGGGCAGGCCGTGAGCACCGTCTACTCGCACATGACCTACGGCAGTCGCGCGGTCGAGGTCGGAGACTGCGTCGAGGAAGGCCAGTACATCGGCGACGTCGGCTCGACAGGGTACGTGTTCGGTTCGTGCCTGCACTTCGAGGTCCACATCAACACGGTGGCGGTCGACCCGCTTCCGTGGCTCAAGAAGAACGTGAGCTGA
- a CDS encoding DUF222 domain-containing protein, translating to MTTPVEMLGQTAADLDALLRSDVVVGLPDDAKMQLLRVAGEVLRRVEALVVETVASVDARPAGSGAVAFCGRFGCRTMGELLQRVLRTDAAGAGRVVKAAKAVRREVELSSGVRLPARWPAMRAAMLDGAVGVAGLLAATGPVEHAAVRVGTADRLLADAELAAYARGCAVAAQGADDGRRADADAAVDGEEAPPATPEDLRILAQVIVQYLDPDGAEPADDIAMRARGIILGRAKDGVIPIRGGLLPEVAGQLQRIFDAYLNPRVDGPSAPGVVVFQPSVLVDHDEAAFTGAVGGNRRRCPSLRRCPSLRRSRPDGRHPVPRTEAARHPRRGAGDRCAAR from the coding sequence ATGACAACCCCGGTGGAGATGCTCGGTCAGACGGCCGCTGATCTGGACGCGCTGCTGCGCTCCGACGTGGTGGTGGGGTTGCCGGATGACGCGAAGATGCAGCTCTTGCGTGTGGCGGGGGAGGTGCTGCGGCGCGTGGAGGCGCTGGTCGTGGAGACGGTCGCGTCTGTCGATGCGCGCCCGGCCGGGTCGGGTGCGGTGGCATTCTGCGGTCGATTCGGGTGTCGGACGATGGGCGAGCTGCTGCAGAGGGTGCTGCGGACGGATGCCGCTGGCGCTGGTCGAGTGGTGAAGGCGGCGAAGGCCGTGCGTCGCGAGGTGGAGCTGTCGTCGGGGGTTCGCTTGCCGGCGCGGTGGCCGGCGATGCGGGCGGCGATGCTCGACGGGGCGGTGGGGGTGGCCGGGCTGCTGGCAGCGACAGGACCGGTGGAACACGCTGCGGTCCGGGTCGGTACAGCTGACCGGCTGCTCGCAGATGCGGAGCTTGCGGCGTATGCCCGCGGATGCGCGGTCGCTGCCCAGGGGGCGGACGACGGCCGTCGCGCCGACGCGGATGCGGCTGTCGACGGCGAAGAGGCACCACCGGCGACGCCGGAAGACCTCCGGATCCTGGCGCAGGTGATCGTGCAGTACCTCGACCCCGACGGCGCGGAGCCGGCAGACGACATCGCGATGCGCGCCCGAGGGATCATCCTGGGCCGGGCGAAAGACGGGGTGATCCCGATCCGGGGCGGGCTGCTGCCCGAGGTCGCGGGACAGCTGCAGCGAATCTTCGACGCCTATCTGAACCCGAGAGTCGACGGGCCATCCGCGCCCGGGGTCGTCGTCTTCCAGCCGTCCGTCCTGGTCGACCACGATGAGGCCGCCTTCACCGGGGCGGTGGGGGGGAACAGGCGACGATGCCCTTCCCTCCGACGATGCCCTTCCCTCCGACGATCCCGCCCGGATGGTCGACACCCGGTCCCGCGCACAGAAGCAGCACGACACCCTCGCCGCGGTGCTGGGGATCGCTGCGCGGCACGATGA
- a CDS encoding DUF222 domain-containing protein, which yields MVDTRSRAQKQHDTLAAVLGIAARHDEMPRLGGAAPTLVVTVTADDYIAGRGWAHVDGIDVPVSVRTAAHTACAGGVQRVLFDPAGRIIGIDTSDRIFSAHQRRAITLRDRECLVRRERLRFDGCHGLAFLRYLRLP from the coding sequence ATGGTCGACACCCGGTCCCGCGCACAGAAGCAGCACGACACCCTCGCCGCGGTGCTGGGGATCGCTGCGCGGCACGATGAGATGCCCCGTCTCGGTGGCGCCGCACCGACTCTGGTCGTGACCGTCACCGCCGACGACTACATCGCCGGGCGTGGGTGGGCGCACGTCGACGGTATCGACGTCCCCGTATCCGTGCGTACCGCCGCACACACCGCCTGCGCGGGTGGAGTGCAGCGGGTGCTGTTCGACCCGGCAGGGCGCATCATCGGAATCGACACCTCCGACCGGATCTTCAGCGCCCATCAACGCCGGGCGATCACTCTCCGTGACCGCGAATGCCTGGTCCGGCGGGAGCGCCTCCGCTTCGACGGATGTCACGGGTTAGCGTTTTTGCGATACTTGCGGCTTCCATGA
- a CDS encoding transposase: MLSATLEQIRVPVGHGRPRTRPDRVMADKGYPSRANRAWLRERGIAATIPERDDQIAHRRKRRGRPIDFGDEQRHRYRGRNVVERCFNKLKQWRGIAMRSDKLARNYHAGLCLAATLHWLTSTS; the protein is encoded by the coding sequence ATGCTGTCCGCGACGCTGGAACAGATCCGCGTGCCGGTCGGACACGGGCGGCCACGCACTCGTCCGGACCGAGTGATGGCCGACAAGGGCTATCCGTCCCGGGCGAACCGGGCATGGCTGCGCGAGCGTGGCATCGCCGCGACGATTCCCGAGCGTGATGATCAGATCGCCCACCGCCGCAAGCGCCGCGGCCGCCCGATCGACTTCGGCGACGAACAACGGCACCGCTACCGCGGCCGCAACGTCGTCGAGCGCTGCTTCAACAAGCTCAAGCAATGGCGCGGCATCGCCATGCGATCAGACAAGCTCGCTCGCAACTACCACGCCGGCCTCTGCCTCGCCGCAACCCTCCATTGGCTCACCAGCACGAGCTGA
- a CDS encoding MepB family protein, with protein MRFNAFAAYSAEVVVTAEVIPEMQNSDYESGIVQIGEEVWHIRTARNIPTEPGAFVAFWQRHADGNTTPFSDDDPAAGLLVFVAQHDRRGVFRFTGARLTALGITSGRRPGKRGFRVYPNWRTGLNVQATTTQRAQAPAFQEF; from the coding sequence ATGCGGTTCAATGCCTTCGCGGCGTATTCGGCTGAGGTGGTCGTGACCGCTGAAGTGATTCCCGAGATGCAGAACAGCGACTACGAGTCCGGGATTGTCCAGATCGGTGAAGAGGTCTGGCATATCCGGACTGCGCGTAACATCCCGACCGAGCCGGGTGCCTTCGTCGCGTTCTGGCAACGACACGCGGATGGGAACACGACGCCGTTCAGCGATGACGATCCCGCTGCGGGGCTGCTTGTCTTCGTGGCGCAACATGATCGACGAGGGGTGTTCCGGTTCACTGGCGCGCGTCTCACTGCACTCGGCATCACGTCAGGAAGGCGGCCAGGAAAGCGTGGGTTCCGGGTGTATCCGAACTGGCGCACTGGCTTGAACGTCCAGGCCACGACCACGCAGCGCGCTCAAGCGCCCGCATTCCAGGAGTTCTGA